The Hevea brasiliensis isolate MT/VB/25A 57/8 unplaced genomic scaffold, ASM3005281v1 Scaf218, whole genome shotgun sequence genome segment ACTCTGGGCCAAGAACACCACGAGAGTTGGCAACCAGCAAAGGAACAACTTCACTTGGGGGACCTGCAAAACTAGCAGATCTCCATTCCCATTGACAGCTATATTGGCAAGTCTATCAGCAACTGAATTGGCCTCCCGAAAGCAGTGAGGGAGCTTGATCTCCCATGAGCGCAGCAAAAACTGACGATATTGATTAACTAACGACATTCGAAAGAACCTTTACCCAGAATCATAGATATCGCAAGCATCGAATCCAGCTGCACCTCAACTCGATGATAGTCCAACTGCCAGGACAAGCTTCAACCATGATAAAGTGCATGTAATTCAGCCTAAATCGCAGAACAAATCCCTAAGCGAATCACAAACCCAGATAGCCACAAGCCCAAATGATCCCCAAACACTCCACCTCCCCCTGCTTTACCAGGATTTCCTCCACTAGCCCCATCTGTATGCAACCGAATCCAACCCTTCCCAGGTGGATACCAGTGAACTAGTGAAACAGAATGAGAAGAAGCATTCTGCAGAGAAGTAACATTGTTCGCACTCCAAGTGTCAGAATTAGATCTCAACTGGCTCATAATACAAGCAAGTTTAGATTCAATAGAAAGAACTTCCCCTCTAAACCGCTGAACCCATAATTGTTTCTCCAACACCAAATCCATAATTGCTCATAACACAAGCAAGTTTAGATTCAATAGAAAGAACTTCCCCTCTAAACCTCTAAACCCATAATTGTTTCTCCAACACCAAATCCACCTAATAACCACACAAAGAATCTGCATTGAGGTAGCATCAACCAGCAAAACACTATGAAAAACATCCCAATGCAAAACCAATTAACAACGTCC includes the following:
- the LOC131176672 gene encoding uncharacterized protein LOC131176672 — its product is MDLVLEKQLWVQRFRGEVLSIESKLACIMSQLRSNSDTWSANNVTSLQNASSHSVSLVHWYPPGKGWIRLHTDGASGGNPGKAGGGGVFGDHLGLWLSGFFRMSLVNQYRQFLLRSWEIKLPHCFREANSVADRLANIAVNGNGDLLVLQ